One genomic window of Coffea eugenioides isolate CCC68of chromosome 1, Ceug_1.0, whole genome shotgun sequence includes the following:
- the LOC113766492 gene encoding putative disease resistance protein RGA3: MADAIVGATVQVLLEKALFLATNGTVLAFGFKDELENLRGSVAMIQATLADAEEDNLSHSKVAQLWLKRLKEVAFDADHVLDELRYESLRREVESRNKQLKGKVCLFFSFCYSFITFRRRMAPKIRGINIKLKKINQEAHDFGLIGIQMAASLPASNELTISRQTDSIVGQNVVGRANDESNIVEMLLSSSEKIVSVIPIVGMGGIGKTTLAKLVYNNPQIDAHFGKKIWICVSEKFQEVELFKLILESLTGRKVDLSSKDAIVKEIKREMKDNRYLLVVDDVWNEKPKLWDDFFESLAGIVTTNRSRCLVTTRLGQVATIVSRHSPYLLGKLSDDDCWSILKEKATSGGEVPEEFNLMRQQISKWCNGLPLAASVLGGLLRIKRKEEWLSIVENRLLNLKEGDNSVEQILKLSFDNLPSALIRKCFGYCSIFAKDSEIERDLLIELWMAEGFLEPVLCNQSLMEDVGDQYIRVLLHSSLLEEVKYNWKTCYKMHDLVHDLAESISKPECVKSENGGIDNYNQVRYLAINSSDGITRKILNDTSASVRTLFVTRSISGDMLPKFRNLHVLNLHGAGLKELPPSIGKLKHLRFLDLSNSGIKTLPESLSKLYTLQTLRIDCLRYQDGFPVQVGLPKQMSNLINLRHLHYFNRDVEFQMPMNIGLLTCLQTLEFFNVGKKKGRQIEELRCLKNLKGKLVIRNLQLVNSKEGAERANLCGKPNLLNLEFLWSHKNAESDNVEGDVLEGLRPHPNLQELYICGFMGDRFPYWFMSLTKLVDLSLIDCSTSKELPAGLGQLPFLQKLEFSGLENVRYIGPSFYGIDDDFGKVGGQLEVLSRTFFRALKVLTLKNMGNLVEWMEPDINVFPMLEILTIEDCSKLTTAPSHFPSLKILEITKNDHVSVVKKILSKVSTTLSSLTIIGNTGMTGLTCLSDVAPGLTGKNLHNLKSLTLRKCPDLTRLEVCSTSLQNLELIHCENLRELPEDLCRFQSLRNLEMIGCPRIHSIPNSNLGQQSLLKSLEHLKITDCNALASVDTEMLESCVALKWLCLYDCPNLVSFPILESLQQMPSLVGASFHNCPKLITLPKGFGFLPSLRQVRIGPFSTDDDHPSMTKDNGFDWFGLISSSTLRSLEVYGLSSHKESLPHQLQYMTTLTHLYLHHFGMEALPDWLGNLVSLQSLHLLGCKKLRYLPSMAAMRCLTKLNYLHVDGCPLLKERCSPQSGPNSEWFKISQIPLLNIC; this comes from the coding sequence ATGGCTGACGCTATTGTTGGTGCCACTGTCCAGGTTCTTCTTGAAAAGGCACTTTTCCTTGCCACTAATGGGACTGTTTTGGCTTTTGGATTCAAGGATGAATTGGAGAACCTCAGGGGGTCTGTTGCCATGATCCAAGCTACCTTGGCTGATGCTGAGGAGGATAATCTAAGCCATAGCAAGGTGGCGCAACTTTGGCTGAAGAGGCTCAAAGAAGTAGCTTTTGATGCTGATCATGTATTGGATGAGCTCCGCTATGAAAGTCTTCGTCGCGAGGTAGAGTCCCGCAACAAACAACTCAAAGGGAAGGTATgccttttcttctccttctgttatagttttattacttttcgTCGCAGAATGGCTCCTAAGATCAGGGGCATCAACATCAAGTTGAAAAAGATAAATCAAGAAGCCCACGACTTTGGACTGATTGGCATTCAAATGGCAGCTTCCCTTCCCGCTAGTAATGAACTGACAATAAGTCGCCAGACAGACTCTATTGTTGGACAAAATGTTGTCGGAAGAGCCAATGATGAATCCAATATAGTTGAGATGTTGTTGAGCTCTTCTGAAAAAATTGTCTCTGTTATTCCCATTGTTGGCATGGGTGGAATCGGGAAAACAACTTTAGCCAAATTAGTGTACAATAATCCACAGATTGATGCGcattttggcaaaaaaatttggatttgtgtgtctgaaaaatttcaggagGTAGAGCTTTTCAAACTGATTTTAGAATCATTGACGGGAAGAAAGGTTGATTTGTCTAGTAAAGATGCTATtgtaaaagaaattaaaagggAAATGAAGGACAATAGATATCTGCTAGTTGTTGATGATGTGTGGAATGAAAAGCCAAAATTATGGGATGACTTTTTTGAATCTTTGGCCGGAATAGTGACCACAAACAGAAGTAGGTGTCTTGTCACTACTCGTTTGGGACAAGTGGCTACTATTGTGTCCAGGCATTCTCCGTATTTGTTAGGAAAGTTATCTGATGATGATTGTTGGTCTATCTTAAAGGAGAAGGCAACTTCAGGTGGAGAAGTTCCAGAAGAATTCAATCTCATGAGAcagcaaatttcaaaatggtGTAATGGTCTACCACTAGCTGCAAGTGTACTTGGAGGTTTGTTGCGTATAAAGAGAAAAGAGGAGTGGCTTTCCATTGTGGAGAATCGGCTTTTAAACTTGAAGGAAGGTGACAACAGTGTCGAGCAAATACTGAAATTAAGCTTTGATAATTTGCCATCTGCATTGATTAGGAAATGTTTTGGATATTGTTCTATATTTGCCAAGGATAGCGAAATAGAAAGGGATCTTCTAATCGAACTCTGGATGGCAGAGGGTTTTCTTGAACCGGTTTTGTGCAATCAATCATTGATGGAGGATGTTGGTGATCAATATATTAGAGTTTTATTACACAGTTCCCTATTGGAAGAAGTAAAGTATAACTGGAAAACATGTTATAAAATGCATGATCTGGTGCATGACCTTGCAGAGTCCATTTCAAAACCTGAGTGTGTTAAATCTGAGAATGGTGGGATAGACAACTATAATCAGGTTCGCTATCTTGCAATAAACTCATCTGATGGAATAACAAGAAAGATCTTGAATGATACATCAGCATCAGTACGTACACTTTTCGTAACAAGGAGCATATCTGGTGACATGCTGCCTAAATTCAGGAACTTGCATGTTCTAAATTTGCATGGAGCAGGTCTCAAGGAGCTGCCACCCTCAATTGGCAAACTAAAACATTTGCGGTTTCTGGATCTTTCCAATTCTGGAATCAAAACTTTGCCGGAATCTCTTTCCAAGCTTTATACCTTGCAAACACTCAGGATTGATTGTCTTCGATATCAAGATGGATTCCCAGTTCAAGTAGGTCTTCCAAAACAGATGAGCAATTTAATTAACTTGAGACATCTTCACTATTTTAATCGCGATGTAGAATTCCAAATGCCAATGAATATTGGACTTTTGACTTGCCTTCAAACGCTAGAGTTCTTTAATGTTGGTAAAAAGAAGGGTCGTCAAATTGAAGAGCTCAGGTGCTTGAAAAACCTTAAAGGCAAACTGGTGATACGGAATCTTCAGCTTGTAAACAGTAAAGAAGGAGCTGAACGAGCAAATTTATGTGGAAAGCCAAATCTTCTAAATTTGGAATTTCTATGGAGCCATAAGAATGCAGAAAGTGACAACGTTGAGGGAGATGTACTAGAAGGCCTTAGACCTCACCCAAATTTGCAAGAGTTATACATCTGTGGGTTCATGGGTGATCGATTTCCATACTGGTTTATGAGTTTGACAAAGCTAGTAGACTTGAGCCTCATAGACTGCAGTACATCCAAAGAACTTCCTGCAGGGCTAGGACAGTTGCCATTCCTCCAGAAACTAGAATTCAGTGGATTGGAAAATGTAAGATACATTGGGCCTTCATTCTATGgaattgatgatgattttggaAAGGTAGGAGGTCAACTAGAAGTTTTGTCCAGAACATTTTTCAGAGCCCTTAAGGTACTCACTCTGAAAAATATGGGAAACTTGGTAGAATGGATGGAGCCAGATATTAATGTGTTTCCTATGCTTGAGATATTGACAATTGAGGATTGCTCCAAATTGACTACAGCTCCTAGTCATTTTCCAAGTCTTAAAATATTGGAAATCACAAAAAATGACCACGTTTCTGTGGTAAAGAAAATTCTTAGCAAAGTTTCCACCACTCTCTCATCCCTCACGATAATTGGTAACACTGGTATGACTGGGCTGACATGTCTTTCGGATGTGGCTCCCGGGCTAACAGGCAAAAATCTTCACAATTTAAAATCTCTAACCTTGAGGAAGTGCCCTGATTTAACACGTCTGGAGGTTTGCAGCACTTCTCTTCAGAATTTGGAGCTCATTCATTGTGAAAATTTGAGGGAGTTGCCAGAAGATCTGTGCAGATTCCAGTCATTACGCAATTTGGAGATGATAGGATGCCCGAGAATTCATAGCATTCCAAACAGTAACTTAGGACAGCAAAGCCTCCTCAAGTCTCTCGAGCATTTGAAGATTACAGATTGCAATGCATTGGCCAGTGTGGATACTGAAATGCTGGAGTCCTGTGTGGCTCTTAAGTGGCTGTGTCTTTATGACTGCCCAAATCTTGTCTCCTTCCCAATCCTGGAGAGTTTGCAACAAATGCCTTCTCTTGTAGGGGCTTCATTTCATAATTGTCCCAAATTGATTACTTTGCCCAAAGGATTTGGTTTTCTTCCCAGCTTAAGACAAGTGAGGATTGGCCCTTTCTCAACTGATGATGACCATCCTTCAATGACAAAAGATAATGGGTTTGATTGGTTTGGATTAATATCTTCTTCGACTCTCCGTAGTCTAGAAGTTTATGGGTTGTCTTCTCACAAGGAGTCCCTCCCACACCAGCTTCAATACATGACTACCCTGACTCATTTATACCTGCATCATTTTGGAATGGAAGCTTTACCAGATTGGTTGGGGAACCTTGTCTCTCTTCAATCCCTAcatcttttgggttgtaaaaaGCTTCGATATTTACCTTCCATGGCTGCCATGAGATGCCTCACCAAATTAAATTATCTACATGTTGATGGTTGTCCTCTGTTAAAGGAAAGATGCAGTCCTCAGAGCGGCCCCAACTCCGAGTGGTTCAAGATTTCTCAAATTCCCCTTCTAAACATTTGCTGA
- the LOC113771031 gene encoding probable ribose-5-phosphate isomerase 3, chloroplastic: MAAAAATTTSPTLSFLSSHHNASTRLFLRPSPSITFRSSSRPSFSVKSLSTALTQDDLKKIAADKAVEYVKSGMVLGLGTGSTAAFVVAKLGELVASGKLTDIVGVPTSKRTQEQAASLNIPLATLDRHPSLDLAIDGADEVDSNLDLVKGRGGALLREKMVEAASDKFVVVVDDSKLVSGLGGSGLAMPVEVVQFCWKYNQIRLQELFNEEGVEAKLRLDGDGKPYVTDNSNYIVDLYFKNPIKDSAAAGKEISALEGVVEHGLFLDMATAVIIAGKDGVSVQSK, encoded by the coding sequence ATGGCCGCGGCCGCCGCCACCACTACCTCCCCCACTCTATCCTTCCTCTCTTCCCACCACAATGCAAGCACCCGCCTTTTCCTCCGCCCCAGTCCTTCTATCACCTTCCGCAGCAGCAGCCGCCCTTCATTCTCCGTCAAATCCCTGTCCACTGCTCTCACCCAAGACGACCTGAAAAAGATCGCTGCCGACAAAGCCGTCGAGTATGTAAAATCCGGGATGGTCCTCGGCCTGGGCACCGGCTCCACGGCCGCCTTTGTTGTCGCCAAGCTCGGAGAACTCGTCGCCAGCGGAAAATTAACGGACATTGTCGGAGTCCCCACCTCGAAACGAACCCAAGAGCAGGCGGCTTCTTTGAATATCCCTCTCGCCACCCTCGACAGGCATCCCAGCCTCGACCTCGCCATCGATGGCGCTGACGAGGTCGATTCCAACCTTGACCTTGTCAAGGGCCGTGGTGGCGCTCTTCTCCGGGAGAAAATGGTTGAGGCTGCATCGGACAAGTTTGTAGTTGTGGTGGATGATTCCAAATTGGTGTCCGGGTTGGGTGGCTCCGGCTTAGCTATGCCCGTTGAGGTGGTGCAGTTTTGTTGGAAGTATAATCAAATTAGGCTTCAAGAATTGTTTAACGAAGAAGGGGTCGAGGCAAAATTGAGATTGGATGGGGACGGGAAGCCTTATGTGACGGATAATTCGAATTATATTGTGGATTTGTATTTTAAAAATCCGATAAAGGATTCGGCGGCGGCCGGAAAGGAGATATCGGCTTTGGAAGGGGTGGTTGAACATGGGTTGTTCTTGGATATGGCCACTGCAGTTATTATTGCTGGTAAGGATGGAGTTAGTGTGCAGagcaaatga
- the LOC113783572 gene encoding probable plastid-lipid-associated protein 12, chloroplastic isoform X1 codes for MAAAIDLAKLGLRFQNEPFIVKPNPASKSTILTRAAHNLLSSQSFGRQNRAPRRLCTMCSMIDQQEKEQVVEEASDSGFTKEESSLIDALIGVQGRGRSASPKQLQDVERAVQVLEGVVGVPEPTSSSLIEGRWQLMFTTRPGTASAIQRTFVGVDSFTVYQEVYLRTNDPRVSNIVKFSDAVGELKVEATATLKDGKRILFQFDRAAFSFKFLPFKVPYPVPFRLLGDEAKGWLDTTYLSQSGNIRISKGNKGTTFVLQKETDSRQKLLSVMATGLNVKEAIEEFISLNQKVAETELELLEGEWKMIWSSQVETDSWIENAANGLMGNQIVRPNGNLKFLVDIFLGFKFSMTGTFVKSGTNTYDVTMDDGAIVIGPYGLPMEMETKTTLEIIYTDDKIRISRGYNRILFVHVRIDGSEQK; via the exons ATGGCAGCAGCCATTGATCTTGCAAAGCTAGGCCTGAGATTCCAAAACGAACCCTTTATTGTGAAGCCAAATCCCGCATCAAAAAGCACCATTTTGACTCGGGCTGCTCATAATTTGTTGTCGAGTCAGAGTTTTGGTAGGCAAAACCGTGCTCCAAGAAGATTGTGTACAATGTGCTCGATGATTGACCAACAAGAGAAGGAACAGGTTGTTGAGGAGGCTTCAGATTCTGGGTTTACTAAAGAAGAGAGTTCTTTGATTGATGCTCTCATTGGTGTCCAGGGCCGGGGTCGCTCTGCTTCTCCTAAGCAGCTGCAA GATGTTGAACGAGCTGTGCAAGTGCTAGAAGGTGTAGTAGGAGTGCCTGAACCA ACAAGCTCAAGCTTGATAGAAGGCCGCTGGCAGTTGATGTTCACAACAAGACCAGGCACAGCATCTGCAATTCAG AGAACATTTGTTGGAGTTGATTCATTCACTGTATATCAAGAGGTATACCTTCGTACAAATGACCCACGTGTGTCCAACATTGTCAAGTTTTCTGATGCTGTGGGTGAGCTAAAAGTAGAG GCAACAGCAACACTTAAAGATGGAAAGCGAATCCTTTTCCAATTTGACAGAGCTGCATTTTCTTTCAAATTTCTGCCCTTCAAGGTTCCATATCCAGTTCCATTTAGACTTCTAGGAGATGAGGCAAAGGGTTGGTTAGATACTACATACTTGTCTCAATCTGGAAACATTCGTATCTCAAAAGGAAACAAG GGAACCACATTTGTGCTGCAAAAGGAAACTGATTCAAGGCAAAAGTTGCTGTCTGTCATGGCCACAGGATTAAATGTGAAAGAG GCGATTGAAGAGTTCATCTCCTTAAATCAGAAAGTAGCAGAAACCGAACTCGAACTCCTTGAAGGGGAATGGAAAATGATATGGAGTTCTCAG GTTGAAACAGACAGTTGGATTGAGAATGCTGCTAATGGTCTCATGGGCAACCAG ATTGTCAGACCAAATGGAAACTTGAAATTTCTAGTTGACATATTTCTTGGCTTCAAATTCTCTATGACAGGAACATTTGT GAAATCTGGTACCAACACATATGATGTGACAATGGATGATGGAGCAATCGTGATTGGCCCATATGGACTCCCAATGGAAATGGAAACCAAGACCACCCTGGAAAtaat ATATACTGATGACAAGATCAGAATATCCCGAGGCTACAACAGAATCCTTTTTGTTCATGTACGCATAGATGGGTCCGAACAGAAATGA
- the LOC113766510 gene encoding uncharacterized protein LOC113766510, whose product MATTAPNKKFSSHSRSVSLPSSSHPLILTAEEHLQRLKSSEAAPSTSHSLACQRLDGLKNLYECLDDVLQLPLSQQAFSSERPGKWDEEVLDGSLRLLDLCGAVRDIYSGMKEIMRELESSIRRKRSGDLAHEVSSYMISKKHLKKMISKIYKELKKAENCNSTVVNKGSEDVPLVNLIKEVQLVSLPVLEYVLSFLSGSKAGSQPKGWSFVSKLLEQKRASSKEDSDIAAIKQIEIQLDLLNYKKSNQEVIKKLEEVDSSIEELAEVLEIVFRLLLKTRVSLLNILNH is encoded by the coding sequence ATGGCAACCACTGCTCCAAATAAAAAATTCTCAAGCCATTCTCGTTCCGTTAgtttgccttcttcatctcacCCTCTTATCTTGACTGCCGAGGAACATCTACAAAGATTGAAGTCATCAGAAGCAGCACCCTCAACATCGCATTCATTGGCATGCCAAAGATTGGATGGCCTTAAGAACTTGTACGAGTGTCTGGACGATGTTCTTCAGCTTCCTTTGAGTCAACAGGCTTTCTCAAGTGAAAGACCCGGAAAATGGGACGAAGAGGTCTTGGATGGATCTCTCAGGCTGTTGGACCTTTGTGGGGCAGTCAGAGACATCTATTCAGGGATGAAGGAAATTATGCGGGAACTTGAGTCATCTATACGGAGGAAAAGAAGTGGAGATTTGGCCCATGAAGTCAGCTCATATATGATCTCCAAAAAGCACTTGAAGAAAATGATCAGCAAAATCTACAAAGAACTTAAGAAAGCAGAGAACTGCAACTCAACAGTGGTAAACAAAGGCTCTGAAGATGTCCCTTTGGTTAACTTGATCAAAGAAGTTCAACTTGTTAGTCTTCCAGTGTTGGAGTATGTTCTGTCTTTCCTTTCTGGATCAAAGGCAGGATCACAGCCAAAAGGTTGGTCCTTTGTATCAAAATTATTAGAACAGAAGAGAGCATCAAGCAAAGAAGATTCTGATATTGCAGCAATCAAACAAATAGAAATTCAGTTGGATCTCTTGAACTACAAGAAGTCAAACCAGGAAGTAATAAAAAAACTTGAGGAAGTTGACTCGAGCATTGAAGAATTAGCAGAGGTGCTTGAAATTGTGTTCAGGCTTTTGCTAAAAACTAGAGTTTCCCTTCTTAACATTCTCAACCATTAG
- the LOC113783572 gene encoding probable plastid-lipid-associated protein 12, chloroplastic isoform X2 translates to MAAAIDLAKLGLRFQNEPFIVKPNPASKSTILTRAAHNLLSSQSFGRQNRAPRRLCTMCSMIDQQEKEQVVEEASDSGFTKEESSLIDALIGVQGRGRSASPKQLQDVERAVQVLEGVVGVPEPTSSSLIEGRWQLMFTTRPGTASAIQRTFVGVDSFTVYQEVYLRTNDPRVSNIVKFSDAVGELKVEGTTFVLQKETDSRQKLLSVMATGLNVKEAIEEFISLNQKVAETELELLEGEWKMIWSSQVETDSWIENAANGLMGNQIVRPNGNLKFLVDIFLGFKFSMTGTFVKSGTNTYDVTMDDGAIVIGPYGLPMEMETKTTLEIIYTDDKIRISRGYNRILFVHVRIDGSEQK, encoded by the exons ATGGCAGCAGCCATTGATCTTGCAAAGCTAGGCCTGAGATTCCAAAACGAACCCTTTATTGTGAAGCCAAATCCCGCATCAAAAAGCACCATTTTGACTCGGGCTGCTCATAATTTGTTGTCGAGTCAGAGTTTTGGTAGGCAAAACCGTGCTCCAAGAAGATTGTGTACAATGTGCTCGATGATTGACCAACAAGAGAAGGAACAGGTTGTTGAGGAGGCTTCAGATTCTGGGTTTACTAAAGAAGAGAGTTCTTTGATTGATGCTCTCATTGGTGTCCAGGGCCGGGGTCGCTCTGCTTCTCCTAAGCAGCTGCAA GATGTTGAACGAGCTGTGCAAGTGCTAGAAGGTGTAGTAGGAGTGCCTGAACCA ACAAGCTCAAGCTTGATAGAAGGCCGCTGGCAGTTGATGTTCACAACAAGACCAGGCACAGCATCTGCAATTCAG AGAACATTTGTTGGAGTTGATTCATTCACTGTATATCAAGAGGTATACCTTCGTACAAATGACCCACGTGTGTCCAACATTGTCAAGTTTTCTGATGCTGTGGGTGAGCTAAAAGTAGAG GGAACCACATTTGTGCTGCAAAAGGAAACTGATTCAAGGCAAAAGTTGCTGTCTGTCATGGCCACAGGATTAAATGTGAAAGAG GCGATTGAAGAGTTCATCTCCTTAAATCAGAAAGTAGCAGAAACCGAACTCGAACTCCTTGAAGGGGAATGGAAAATGATATGGAGTTCTCAG GTTGAAACAGACAGTTGGATTGAGAATGCTGCTAATGGTCTCATGGGCAACCAG ATTGTCAGACCAAATGGAAACTTGAAATTTCTAGTTGACATATTTCTTGGCTTCAAATTCTCTATGACAGGAACATTTGT GAAATCTGGTACCAACACATATGATGTGACAATGGATGATGGAGCAATCGTGATTGGCCCATATGGACTCCCAATGGAAATGGAAACCAAGACCACCCTGGAAAtaat ATATACTGATGACAAGATCAGAATATCCCGAGGCTACAACAGAATCCTTTTTGTTCATGTACGCATAGATGGGTCCGAACAGAAATGA